In a genomic window of Methylobacter sp. YRD-M1:
- a CDS encoding PAS domain S-box protein — protein sequence MPRIKKINLSAAALLGYSEQELIDKPLNIIYSAEALPELEQTVQACLAGTTPAKNLECDIITKNNNSIQALVSLSVLPDQDAKDIDIVLLIHDISDRKRIDKELFMMHRALEQSASSVVITDTSGRIEYINPKFTGLTGYTPDEVLGKNPRILQSGATSPEQYQAMWEMLFSKGEWRGEIKNKKKNGEVYWAYENISAIRNMQGQITHFISVAEDITLRKEAELALSESEERFRQMAEITGEWLWEQDPGGYYIYSSTAVNQILGVKPEEVIGKHYTELLTDRDKADQQIYVAVRAPFRALTNHYRHRDGHEVLTESTGLPLFNAQGKLIKWRGVDRDITAQKHFQDALIDSEKRTRLIIESAMSAIVIMDDGGLITDWNHRAEKMFGWPHDEALGRPLKDLIIPARFRSAHQRGLEHFLQTGAGPLLNRQFEHVALRRDGSEFPVELSISPLKLGNTYIFSGFINDITSRKAAEQQIRQTQVKLAIAQSEIKIARQIQASLLPTSSIKSEHFEVTGFCLPANQVGGDYFDYFIRNENRLDMIIADVSGHSIGPALFMVEARSAIRTRAAGLETPAETLRLLNKFLYEDLENSDYFITLFYLQYDIRSHQLRFANAGHPPPLLFNPSESECRQLDADGLILGIREHVDFEEKTTMLLQGDLILLYTDGLTEAENIQGEFFGLKRVNDILIQYAEQSPQVIIEALLEQLKQFSQTESFQDDITLMIFRRS from the coding sequence ATGCCGCGCATCAAAAAAATCAATCTTTCCGCAGCGGCTCTTTTAGGCTACAGCGAACAAGAACTGATTGATAAACCCCTAAATATCATCTACTCCGCCGAAGCCCTTCCGGAATTGGAACAAACTGTCCAGGCCTGTTTGGCCGGCACAACCCCGGCCAAGAATCTGGAATGCGACATCATCACGAAAAACAACAACAGCATTCAGGCATTGGTTTCACTGTCCGTCCTGCCCGACCAGGATGCGAAGGACATTGACATCGTTCTTCTGATTCACGATATCAGCGACAGAAAGCGCATCGACAAGGAATTGTTCATGATGCACCGGGCTCTGGAACAAAGCGCCAGCTCTGTCGTCATCACGGACACGAGCGGCCGCATCGAATACATCAACCCGAAGTTCACCGGACTCACCGGTTACACGCCGGATGAAGTGCTGGGCAAGAATCCCAGAATACTGCAATCCGGCGCGACCTCTCCGGAACAATATCAGGCCATGTGGGAAATGCTATTCAGCAAAGGCGAATGGCGCGGCGAAATCAAAAACAAAAAGAAAAACGGCGAGGTTTACTGGGCTTATGAAAACATCAGCGCCATCAGAAACATGCAGGGACAGATCACGCATTTCATCTCCGTAGCGGAAGACATCACATTGCGCAAGGAAGCCGAACTGGCGCTAAGCGAAAGCGAGGAGCGTTTCCGGCAAATGGCGGAAATAACCGGCGAATGGCTGTGGGAGCAGGATCCCGGCGGTTATTACATCTACAGCAGCACGGCCGTCAACCAGATTCTCGGCGTTAAGCCCGAGGAAGTCATCGGTAAGCACTATACCGAACTGTTAACGGATCGGGACAAAGCCGACCAGCAGATATACGTTGCCGTGCGCGCGCCTTTCCGTGCCTTGACCAACCATTACCGGCATAGAGACGGCCATGAGGTGCTGACTGAATCGACCGGCCTGCCGCTTTTCAATGCCCAAGGAAAACTGATCAAATGGCGCGGCGTCGACCGCGACATTACCGCCCAGAAACATTTTCAGGATGCCCTGATCGACAGCGAGAAACGCACGCGCCTGATCATCGAAAGTGCCATGAGCGCCATCGTGATCATGGATGATGGAGGCCTCATCACGGACTGGAATCACCGCGCCGAAAAAATGTTCGGCTGGCCCCATGATGAAGCGTTAGGCCGGCCGCTTAAAGACTTGATCATCCCGGCACGGTTCCGCAGTGCGCATCAGAGAGGCCTGGAGCATTTTTTACAGACCGGCGCCGGTCCCTTGCTGAATCGCCAGTTCGAGCATGTGGCCCTGCGCCGCGACGGCTCCGAATTTCCTGTGGAACTCAGCATTTCTCCCCTGAAGCTGGGCAATACCTATATTTTCAGCGGCTTCATAAACGACATCACGAGCCGCAAGGCCGCGGAGCAGCAGATCCGCCAGACCCAGGTCAAACTGGCGATCGCCCAGAGCGAAATCAAAATCGCCCGCCAGATACAGGCGTCCTTGCTGCCGACGTCATCGATCAAATCGGAGCATTTTGAAGTCACCGGTTTCTGTCTGCCCGCCAATCAGGTCGGCGGCGACTATTTCGACTATTTCATCCGTAATGAAAACCGCCTGGACATGATCATCGCCGATGTCTCGGGCCATTCCATAGGCCCTGCCCTGTTCATGGTCGAAGCCCGCAGCGCGATCAGGACGCGCGCCGCCGGACTGGAAACGCCAGCCGAGACGTTGAGGCTCCTCAATAAATTCCTTTATGAGGATCTGGAAAATTCGGATTACTTCATCACCTTGTTTTACCTGCAATACGATATTCGCAGCCATCAGTTGCGCTTTGCCAATGCCGGACACCCGCCGCCCCTGCTATTCAACCCATCCGAATCCGAATGCCGGCAGCTTGATGCCGACGGACTGATACTGGGCATACGGGAACATGTCGATTTTGAGGAAAAGACCACGATGCTTTTGCAGGGCGATCTGATTCTGCTGTATACGGACGGATTAACCGAAGCCGAAAATATCCAGGGTGAATTTTTCGGCCTGAAACGCGTCAACGACATCCTGATTCAATACGCAGAGCAGTCGCCGCAAGTGATTATCGAAGCCCTGCTCGAACAACTGAAACAATTCAGCCAGACTGAATCGTTCCAGGATGACATTACCTTGATGATTTTCAGGCGCAGTTAG
- a CDS encoding XRE family transcriptional regulator has product MNSQHEENPHIGSNFDDFLSEEAILDEVTAVATKRVIAWQISEGMSALKLSKTAMAKKMHTSRASLNRLLDEEDTSLTLTTLVSAAAALGKKVKIELEPV; this is encoded by the coding sequence ATGAACAGTCAACACGAAGAGAATCCCCACATTGGAAGCAACTTCGACGACTTCCTAAGCGAGGAAGCCATTCTTGACGAAGTCACAGCGGTAGCAACCAAACGGGTCATTGCCTGGCAAATATCGGAGGGCATGTCAGCGCTTAAACTCAGTAAGACGGCAATGGCCAAAAAGATGCACACCAGCAGAGCTTCGCTTAATCGGTTGTTGGATGAAGAAGACACCAGTTTAACTTTGACCACCTTAGTGAGCGCTGCCGCTGCCCTCGGTAAAAAGGTAAAAATAGAGTTGGAACCGGTCTGA
- a CDS encoding type II toxin-antitoxin system RelE/ParE family toxin — protein MNPILSVRFFVTDACSEPVREWLKGLSAQDRKTIGEDIKTVQFGWPLGMPLVDHLEGDIWEVRIKLDNRIARVLFVIDNHTMILLHGFIKKSQKTPKPEIDLAKQRLKALRGKQ, from the coding sequence ATGAATCCAATCCTTTCTGTTAGATTTTTTGTAACTGATGCCTGCAGCGAGCCCGTTAGAGAATGGCTGAAAGGATTATCCGCCCAAGACAGAAAAACGATTGGCGAAGATATTAAAACGGTGCAATTCGGTTGGCCTCTCGGAATGCCGTTAGTCGATCATCTCGAAGGCGACATCTGGGAAGTCAGAATTAAGCTGGACAACCGGATAGCCCGCGTTCTGTTTGTCATCGACAATCATACGATGATTTTGCTGCATGGATTTATCAAGAAAAGTCAAAAAACACCGAAGCCAGAAATCGATTTGGCAAAACAAAGATTGAAAGCATTACGAGGTAAGCAATGA
- a CDS encoding 2OG-Fe dioxygenase family protein, whose translation MQEVFVSTGFEFGFLFCMRTENAIDPEAFKPFFNDLPVDPNIKGHYRYRRLSRFRVTEEGIMKLPHGCLFQSKEYNPLVGDIKREFEELSDELVNLDMFNAFLLVFRDFCALRPGAEIGVHQIRTTCSPQSYGDPAPEGIHRDGSNFVCIYSVDRNNIEGGKTHLYTSRAEEPVFNKTLYPGELVLVNDRKLLHYTTPVRPASEGSGTRDVFVLTSPSLMMDF comes from the coding sequence ATGCAAGAAGTATTCGTATCAACTGGATTTGAATTTGGTTTTCTGTTTTGTATGAGAACAGAAAACGCCATAGATCCGGAGGCATTTAAACCATTCTTTAATGATCTTCCGGTTGATCCCAATATCAAGGGGCATTATCGTTACCGGCGACTGTCACGGTTTAGGGTTACCGAAGAGGGAATAATGAAGCTTCCTCATGGCTGCCTGTTCCAAAGTAAGGAATATAATCCATTAGTGGGCGACATCAAAAGAGAGTTTGAAGAGCTCAGCGATGAGCTGGTCAATTTGGATATGTTTAACGCCTTTCTGCTGGTGTTTCGGGATTTTTGCGCACTCCGCCCCGGCGCTGAAATAGGTGTCCATCAGATACGGACGACCTGCTCACCACAGAGTTATGGCGATCCGGCGCCCGAAGGCATACATCGGGATGGCTCCAATTTTGTCTGTATCTATTCAGTCGACCGGAACAATATAGAGGGAGGGAAAACCCACTTGTACACGAGTAGAGCTGAAGAGCCCGTATTCAATAAAACGCTGTATCCTGGGGAACTGGTGCTGGTCAACGATCGTAAGCTCCTCCATTATACGACGCCGGTGCGTCCGGCTAGCGAAGGCAGTGGAACCCGTGACGTATTCGTGCTGACCTCTCCGAGTTTGATGATGGATTTTTGA
- a CDS encoding arginase: MTILQTLGIASCLGGPMRLCGYAAELLRDDLARQPLRNGGLQLQWHIVHPDSRGTKDDRLRRLNRQASEFTRYWTEIHRPFLVVGGDHSCAMGTWPGVLKALPENEELGLIWIDAHMDAHTFETSPSGNIHGMPVSALLGKADARLSALYPADRFIKPENLIQIGVRSYEQEEYDLLQEAGVRIIFADQIASLEQTLQGAMDQLSRTCLMIGISIDLDFIDPIDAPGVETPASGGLRAAEFMAALRSVNHDKICGLEISEYNPENDQDNKTLALIKAIIEAFYADNSPNKSLGSSSSGINGISVPK, from the coding sequence ATGACTATCCTACAGACACTGGGGATTGCCTCTTGCCTGGGCGGTCCCATGCGGCTATGCGGCTATGCGGCCGAATTACTGCGCGATGATCTGGCGAGGCAGCCTTTGCGGAACGGCGGCCTGCAACTGCAATGGCATATCGTCCATCCTGACAGCAGAGGTACAAAAGATGACAGGCTGCGCCGTCTCAACCGACAAGCCAGCGAATTTACCCGGTACTGGACTGAAATCCATCGGCCTTTCCTGGTGGTCGGTGGCGACCATTCCTGCGCCATGGGCACGTGGCCGGGCGTTTTGAAAGCTCTGCCGGAAAATGAAGAACTGGGCCTGATCTGGATCGATGCGCACATGGATGCCCATACCTTTGAAACCTCCCCTTCCGGCAACATCCACGGCATGCCCGTATCCGCTCTGCTGGGCAAGGCCGATGCCCGCCTGTCGGCCCTGTATCCGGCCGACCGTTTCATCAAGCCGGAAAACCTGATCCAGATAGGTGTCCGCAGCTATGAACAGGAGGAATACGATTTATTGCAAGAAGCGGGGGTCCGGATTATTTTCGCCGACCAGATCGCCAGTCTCGAGCAGACATTACAGGGCGCAATGGACCAGCTAAGCCGGACCTGTCTCATGATCGGCATCAGCATCGATCTGGATTTCATCGATCCCATCGATGCGCCCGGCGTCGAAACGCCGGCGTCGGGCGGTCTCAGAGCGGCTGAATTCATGGCGGCGCTCAGGTCGGTAAACCACGATAAAATATGTGGCCTGGAGATCAGCGAATACAATCCGGAAAACGACCAGGACAATAAAACGCTGGCTCTGATCAAAGCTATTATTGAAGCTTTTTATGCCGACAACAGCCCAAACAAATCCTTGGGATCGTCCAGTTCCGGAATCAACGGCATATCCGTGCCCAAATGA
- a CDS encoding ornithine cyclodeaminase, translating to MKILTVNDIRRLINIVGVESFFSRLIIALKQDFARWPAFYKSARHATHYAHGVIELMPCSDDSLYAFKYVNGHPGNTAAGKLSVIAIGQLSEVASGYPLMICEMTLLTAFRTAAAGVLAASYLARPDSDVLAVIGTGAQSEFQVLGFNGVFPLRQIRFFDLDVGAMRKFARNLLAYPVELVPCRSIREAVRDADIIVTATAARKRQSLFTLEDIAPGTHIQAIGGDCPGKTELSHALLSAAKLVVEYMPQALVEGEVQQCDASHIHAELWELVGGHKPGRENAHEITVFDSVGFALEDFSVLRLVYELACAHHLGTDMPLIPELDDPKDLFGLLSA from the coding sequence ATGAAAATTCTGACCGTAAACGACATACGAAGACTGATAAACATAGTCGGGGTTGAATCATTCTTCAGCCGGCTGATTATTGCCTTAAAGCAAGATTTTGCCCGCTGGCCTGCATTTTACAAGTCGGCCCGCCATGCCACGCATTATGCGCATGGCGTTATCGAACTGATGCCCTGTTCGGATGACAGTTTATACGCGTTCAAATATGTGAACGGGCACCCCGGCAATACGGCGGCAGGCAAACTCAGCGTTATCGCCATTGGCCAGTTAAGCGAAGTGGCTTCGGGATATCCGCTTATGATTTGCGAGATGACGTTGCTGACCGCTTTCCGGACGGCCGCTGCCGGAGTGCTGGCGGCAAGCTATCTGGCCCGGCCGGACTCCGATGTTTTAGCAGTGATCGGCACCGGTGCGCAATCGGAATTTCAGGTGTTGGGTTTCAACGGCGTTTTCCCGTTACGGCAGATACGTTTCTTCGATTTGGATGTCGGGGCTATGCGCAAATTTGCCAGGAATCTATTGGCTTATCCGGTTGAGCTTGTGCCGTGCCGCAGCATTAGAGAGGCCGTGCGGGATGCCGATATCATTGTCACGGCTACGGCGGCGAGGAAACGCCAGTCGCTGTTTACATTGGAAGATATCGCGCCCGGTACCCATATCCAAGCGATAGGCGGCGATTGCCCCGGCAAGACCGAATTGAGCCACGCTTTATTGTCGGCGGCCAAGCTGGTTGTCGAATACATGCCGCAGGCCCTGGTGGAAGGTGAAGTGCAACAGTGCGACGCAAGCCATATTCATGCCGAGCTGTGGGAGCTGGTCGGCGGACATAAGCCGGGGCGGGAAAACGCGCATGAGATTACCGTGTTCGACTCGGTCGGGTTCGCGCTGGAGGATTTCTCGGTTCTGCGGCTGGTGTATGAGCTCGCCTGTGCGCATCATTTGGGCACGGATATGCCGTTGATTCCGGAACTGGACGATCCCAAGGATTTGTTTGGGCTGTTGTCGGCATAA
- a CDS encoding FAD-binding oxidoreductase: MKTPAVSPAVKKIRTYLAAKDQLNDTIIRLRLHLPEEGYDYYAGQCLTLYNNEGVGRMYCLSSVPGLDDFLELQISLTSHGALIPWIYGELQVGDQVRISPASGECFYLPGDLSQPIMLIGTGIALAPLYGILRDALIKHGHKGDIRLFHQTHSPDEYYLIPELMALQAEYPNFSYTHFIHGKSPVNVALDVPEKSTSEMAFGTIEDLSPWQLFLCGDPSVIKEVKQDAILLGAKENNIFETPFTMSGD; this comes from the coding sequence ATGAAGACGCCTGCGGTGTCACCAGCCGTAAAAAAAATCAGAACTTATCTGGCTGCCAAAGACCAATTAAATGACACGATCATCCGATTGCGCTTGCACCTTCCCGAAGAAGGTTATGACTATTATGCCGGCCAATGCCTGACGCTCTATAACAATGAAGGCGTCGGGCGCATGTATTGTCTGTCCAGCGTACCGGGACTCGACGACTTTCTTGAATTACAGATCAGCCTGACATCGCACGGCGCACTGATTCCCTGGATTTATGGAGAGCTCCAGGTCGGCGATCAGGTAAGGATCAGTCCCGCATCGGGCGAGTGTTTCTATCTGCCCGGCGATCTCAGTCAGCCCATTATGTTGATTGGCACAGGCATTGCGCTGGCGCCTCTATACGGCATATTGCGCGATGCGCTGATAAAACACGGGCATAAGGGCGACATCCGGTTGTTTCATCAGACACACAGCCCCGACGAATACTATCTGATTCCGGAGTTGATGGCGTTACAGGCAGAGTACCCGAATTTCAGCTATACCCATTTCATTCACGGCAAAAGTCCCGTTAACGTAGCGCTCGATGTGCCTGAAAAATCAACCAGCGAAATGGCCTTCGGCACGATTGAGGACTTATCCCCTTGGCAGTTATTTCTCTGCGGTGACCCGTCTGTCATTAAGGAGGTCAAACAGGATGCCATTCTTCTGGGTGCTAAAGAAAATAACATTTTTGAGACGCCTTTTACCATGTCGGGCGACTAA
- a CDS encoding DUF1254 domain-containing protein, producing the protein MMLNSVSDNVIRARTTLIASAILVAGAWLSTASANDAKPMRVTTDNFRRAETDTYFARFVKEGGFGKFKHERELAAIDNQTVIRLNRDTLYSFGVFDLNAGPVTVTLPDAGKRYMALQVIDEDQYALDVFYAPGTHTLTKDKVGTRYVCLAVRTFVNPNDAADVRAVHALQDAIKVEQKAVGKFEAPNWDEASLKKIREALLALAAASGGLDSTRMFGRKDEVDPVQHLIGTAAGWGGNPPYAALYSGVDPQENDGKTAYRLTVKDVPVDGFWSVSVYNKNGFFEKNTQNAYTVNNVTARPNKDGSVTIQFGGDETAPNYLPIVPGWNYTVRMYRPRQELLDGAWKFPEAQPVK; encoded by the coding sequence ATGATGTTGAACTCAGTGAGCGATAATGTGATACGGGCACGAACAACCCTGATTGCGTCGGCTATCCTCGTCGCGGGGGCCTGGTTGTCGACGGCATCTGCGAACGATGCGAAACCCATGCGAGTGACGACCGACAACTTCCGCCGTGCCGAAACTGACACGTACTTCGCCCGGTTCGTGAAGGAAGGAGGGTTTGGAAAGTTCAAACACGAGCGCGAGCTCGCGGCGATCGACAACCAGACGGTGATCCGCCTAAACCGGGACACCTTGTACTCGTTCGGGGTGTTCGACCTCAACGCCGGGCCGGTCACCGTCACACTCCCGGACGCCGGCAAGCGCTACATGGCGTTGCAGGTCATCGACGAGGACCAGTACGCGCTCGACGTGTTTTACGCGCCGGGGACACACACGTTAACGAAAGATAAGGTCGGCACGCGATACGTCTGCTTGGCTGTGCGTACATTCGTGAACCCCAACGACGCGGCGGACGTTAGGGCTGTGCACGCCCTCCAGGACGCAATCAAGGTCGAGCAAAAGGCGGTGGGCAAGTTCGAGGCGCCCAACTGGGATGAGGCGTCGCTGAAGAAGATCCGTGAAGCGCTATTGGCTCTCGCGGCTGCCAGTGGCGGGCTCGATTCGACGCGCATGTTCGGGAGAAAGGACGAGGTCGATCCGGTCCAGCACCTGATCGGCACGGCCGCCGGCTGGGGCGGCAATCCGCCGTACGCCGCACTCTACTCGGGAGTCGACCCGCAGGAGAACGACGGCAAGACGGCGTACAGGCTGACGGTCAAGGACGTACCGGTGGACGGGTTCTGGTCGGTCAGCGTGTACAACAAAAATGGCTTTTTCGAAAAGAACACGCAGAACGCCTACACCGTGAACAACGTCACCGCCAGACCGAACAAGGATGGGTCGGTGACGATCCAGTTCGGCGGCGACGAGACCGCACCGAACTACCTGCCCATTGTGCCCGGCTGGAACTACACGGTACGGATGTACCGCCCGCGGCAGGAACTCCTCGACGGCGCCTGGAAGTTCCCGGAGGCCCAGCCGGTGAAGTGA
- a CDS encoding cytochrome-c peroxidase: protein MFKIRSLVSAIMLAGSISVASAWEALPTAAPEPADNPASEAKIELGQILYHDPRLSSTGTVSCASCHNTMLGGEDNRPNAMGVHGKTGGRSAPTVWNAAFSKVQFWDGRAPTLEAQAAGPVTNPIEMGMKDWDEVVARLKAIDGYQGLFEKAFGKNSISKDNATKAIAAYERTLITPNSPYDQYVKGDETALTAQQVRGMKKFEEVGCTSCHSGPAFNGEGAFQRFPVAKNSHFEAKHHFTKDKGLAEVSQNPADEHLWKVPTLRNIALTAPYFHNGSVKTLDSAVEIMAKLQLNKELSKEETADIVAFLQALTGEFPRQKMPILPGTHGTTLN, encoded by the coding sequence ATGTTTAAAATTCGTTCGCTGGTTTCAGCGATAATGCTCGCTGGCAGCATTTCTGTTGCTTCAGCCTGGGAAGCTTTGCCTACAGCAGCGCCTGAACCGGCTGATAACCCTGCCTCGGAAGCTAAAATCGAGCTGGGTCAAATCCTGTATCACGATCCGCGTCTGTCTTCGACCGGTACTGTTTCCTGCGCATCTTGCCATAACACTATGTTAGGCGGTGAAGATAACCGGCCGAATGCAATGGGTGTTCATGGCAAAACCGGCGGCCGCAGTGCGCCGACAGTCTGGAATGCTGCATTCAGCAAAGTCCAGTTCTGGGATGGCCGGGCGCCCACTCTGGAAGCTCAGGCTGCAGGTCCTGTAACCAATCCTATCGAAATGGGTATGAAAGATTGGGATGAAGTCGTAGCACGGCTGAAAGCCATTGATGGTTATCAAGGACTTTTCGAGAAAGCGTTCGGCAAAAATTCAATTTCCAAGGACAACGCGACCAAAGCGATTGCCGCTTACGAGAGAACCTTGATTACGCCTAACAGCCCTTATGACCAATATGTCAAAGGCGATGAAACCGCTTTGACGGCTCAACAGGTCCGCGGCATGAAGAAGTTCGAGGAAGTAGGTTGCACAAGCTGTCACAGCGGTCCAGCCTTTAATGGCGAGGGCGCGTTCCAACGATTCCCTGTGGCTAAAAACAGCCATTTTGAAGCAAAACATCATTTCACAAAAGATAAAGGTCTGGCCGAAGTCAGCCAAAACCCTGCCGATGAGCATTTGTGGAAAGTGCCTACTTTGCGCAATATCGCTCTGACCGCGCCTTATTTCCACAACGGTTCGGTTAAAACGCTGGATTCAGCCGTAGAAATAATGGCAAAACTGCAATTGAACAAGGAATTGTCCAAAGAAGAAACCGCTGATATCGTGGCCTTCCTGCAAGCCCTGACTGGCGAATTCCCCAGACAGAAAATGCCAATTCTGCCAGGTACGCACGGCACTACTTTGAACTAA
- a CDS encoding cysteine desulfurase-like protein, with amino-acid sequence MQPFDPTWVRSRFPALSQEIDGNIPVFFDGPGGSQVPGSVLDAMSRYLITSNANAHGAFATSHRTDECIASARTAVADLLGCGPDEVVFGANMTTLTFAFSRAIGRELRPGDEIVVTRLDHYANVSPWQALEEEVGAVVRVVDFHTEDCTLDMEDLKRQINAKTRVVAIGYASNTVGTVNDVAAVVRLAHAVGAWVFVDAVHYSAHGPIDVRALDCDFLTCSAYKFYGPHVGILYGKRQHLAQLRPYKLLPAPEEIPSRWETGTLNYESLAGLVATIDYLAELGRCVSLSERANRREALLTALEASRQYERELCEQLISGLSKISGLTLYGITDPARFAWRTPTVAIRLAGKTPYAIAKELGDRGIFTWHGNFYALGIAEKLNVEAGGGFLRIGLLAYNTREEIERLLQALQEIAASE; translated from the coding sequence ATGCAGCCCTTCGACCCCACTTGGGTGCGTTCTCGATTTCCGGCGCTCTCTCAGGAGATTGATGGAAACATTCCCGTTTTTTTCGATGGACCCGGCGGCTCTCAAGTACCCGGTTCCGTGCTTGATGCCATGTCTCGCTACCTTATAACATCTAATGCTAATGCCCACGGAGCCTTTGCAACCAGCCATAGAACGGACGAATGCATTGCCTCGGCACGGACAGCGGTCGCCGATCTCCTCGGGTGCGGTCCCGATGAGGTGGTTTTCGGGGCTAATATGACTACGCTCACCTTCGCATTCAGCCGCGCCATCGGTCGTGAGCTGCGTCCGGGCGACGAGATCGTGGTCACTCGGCTCGACCATTACGCCAATGTCTCTCCCTGGCAGGCTCTGGAAGAAGAGGTAGGTGCGGTCGTCCGCGTTGTGGATTTCCATACCGAAGACTGCACGCTCGATATGGAAGATCTGAAGCGCCAGATCAATGCGAAAACACGAGTTGTGGCGATAGGGTATGCGTCCAACACCGTAGGCACGGTCAACGACGTGGCGGCCGTGGTGCGTCTGGCCCATGCAGTCGGCGCATGGGTGTTTGTGGATGCGGTCCATTACAGTGCCCATGGCCCAATCGACGTGCGCGCGCTCGACTGCGATTTTCTCACCTGCTCCGCCTACAAATTCTACGGGCCGCATGTCGGCATACTGTACGGCAAACGGCAGCATCTCGCTCAGCTCCGTCCTTACAAATTACTGCCCGCCCCTGAGGAAATCCCATCGCGCTGGGAAACAGGAACATTGAACTACGAAAGCTTGGCCGGACTGGTGGCAACCATTGATTATCTGGCCGAATTGGGCCGATGCGTCTCGCTATCCGAGAGAGCAAATCGCCGAGAGGCTTTACTCACAGCACTGGAAGCGAGCCGCCAGTATGAGCGGGAGTTATGCGAGCAATTGATTTCCGGGCTATCAAAGATATCAGGACTGACCCTATACGGTATTACCGATCCGGCTCGTTTCGCCTGGCGTACTCCCACGGTCGCGATACGGTTGGCAGGGAAAACCCCCTATGCCATCGCCAAGGAATTAGGCGATCGCGGTATTTTCACTTGGCATGGAAATTTTTATGCATTGGGTATCGCCGAAAAACTGAACGTCGAAGCTGGCGGCGGTTTCCTGCGCATCGGACTTTTAGCCTACAATACTCGGGAAGAGATCGAACGCTTATTGCAGGCGTTACAGGAAATTGCCGCTTCGGAATAG
- a CDS encoding tyrosine-type recombinase/integrase produces the protein MNQENQNNRHAPWNKGKLIGQKSPLKLKEIWAIRIRLQMAKNTRELALFNLAIDSKLRGCDLVKLKVCDVAQGGRVSSRAVIMQQKTHRPVQFEITEQTRDSLANWISQAQLKSDEYLFSSRIHNSPHLSTRQYARIVEHWVTLIGLDPATYGTHTMRRTKATLIYRRTKNLRAVQLLLGHTKLESTVRYLGIEVDDALEISEQTEI, from the coding sequence ATGAACCAAGAAAATCAAAACAACCGACACGCACCCTGGAATAAAGGCAAGTTGATTGGTCAGAAATCGCCACTAAAATTGAAGGAAATCTGGGCCATACGTATTCGTTTGCAGATGGCCAAAAACACGCGCGAACTTGCGTTATTCAATCTTGCCATTGATAGCAAGCTCCGGGGATGTGATTTGGTCAAGCTTAAAGTCTGCGATGTTGCACAAGGCGGTCGAGTGTCATCACGCGCAGTCATAATGCAGCAGAAAACGCATAGACCGGTTCAATTTGAGATAACGGAACAAACCAGAGACTCGTTGGCAAATTGGATTAGTCAGGCTCAACTGAAGTCCGATGAGTACCTTTTCTCAAGTCGAATTCATAATTCGCCACACCTTTCTACGCGGCAATATGCTCGAATAGTTGAGCATTGGGTTACATTGATTGGTCTTGATCCAGCTACTTACGGAACGCATACAATGCGCCGGACAAAAGCGACTTTGATTTACCGTCGGACAAAAAACTTGCGTGCCGTTCAGCTATTACTGGGTCATACTAAGCTCGAAAGCACAGTCAGGTATCTCGGCATCGAAGTTGACGACGCCCTGGAGATTTCAGAGCAGACAGAAATTTAG